Sequence from the Deltaproteobacteria bacterium PRO3 genome:
CCTCGTGGCCCTCCGCGAAGATACCGTGCTCTTCGTGGAGGTCAAGGCCCGCAGCGGGCCCGATTTTGGCGATCCCCTCGAGGCCGTCACCCCCGACAAGGTCCGCCGCCTGCAGCGGGCGGCCTGCGGTTTCCTGCTCGATTTTCCCGATTATCAACAGGGCCATTATTGGGAATTGGCCGCCGTCGCCGTTCGAAATTACGACGGTGCGACCGAAATCGAGATGGTCAGGATCCTTCCCTAGGCTCTTCCAGGTCGTAGAGCTTGATCTTGGCAAAGAGGGTCGACTTGGCCACTCCCAAGGCCTCGGCCGCCTTGGCCTTGTTCCAGGCGGCGGCCGTCAGGGCTTTAAGGACCAGGCGCCGTTCCATCTCCTCGAGGGTCTCCAGCGCGACGCCGCGCCCTCCGCCAAACTCCTGGGGAAAGGCGATGTCCTCCGCCTTGAGGGTCT
This genomic interval carries:
- a CDS encoding YraN family protein — its product is MKTEPPHWNQRQGLAGEALAKEFLRKQGYKILAERYRNPFGEIDLVALREDTVLFVEVKARSGPDFGDPLEAVTPDKVRRLQRAACGFLLDFPDYQQGHYWELAAVAVRNYDGATEIEMVRILP